One genomic segment of Primulina tabacum isolate GXHZ01 chromosome 9, ASM2559414v2, whole genome shotgun sequence includes these proteins:
- the LOC142504586 gene encoding uncharacterized protein LOC142504586 isoform X2: MQMWIVDTDHDIDNRLHENPGLRRELLLKIQNILDEHNPFVHVFRQIGKCQDIPNCRLIIRQQKPNEHQYSLPTTSQVAAVIVDNECQETLSSRDITIQGIGGNLISIQDVVGYYDPLQYPLLLPYGTYGWDINTRNNDGTRITCLNYYAYMLQIRENSPSLLLRGGRLLQQYAVDNYVKIETQRLRWICSNQRDIRSELYQGLQDCLHGGENNAGNVGTRVVLPSSFGGSPRDMYQRYQDATNLVQTYGKLDLMLTMTCNPNWNEIKYQLLPGQSPQDRPDLITRIFRSKFEEFKKDIVDRGVLEISQIVQEAQKSVGWFQEDKESLSARRFLLSLYKSATVVDAVKSRHKEEIAPINMKLSHGISQILCVVLLMLFCIPHDVTAGDIVQDNELTPKIPGCANYFVLVEDRIKGSLARTLGLRAFRCGEGAMVSERFGESDF; the protein is encoded by the exons ATGCAGATGTGGATTGTAGACACAGATCATGATATAGACAACAGACTTCATGAAAATCCAGGACTAAGGCGAGAATTGTTGCTTAAGATACAAAACATTCTTGATGAACACAATCCATTTGTGCACGTGTTTCGACAGATTGGCAAATGTCAAGACATACCTAACTGTAGACTCATCATCAGGCAACAAAAACCTAATGAACATCAATATAGTTTACCAACAACATCTCAAGTTGCAGCCGTCATTGTTGACAACGAATGTCAAGAAACTTTGAGCAGTCGAGATATTACTATACAAGGGATCGGTGGAAATCTTATCAGCATTCAAGATGTAGTTGGCTATTATGATCCTTTGCAATATCCCCTTCTTCTGCCATATGGTACATATGGTTGGGATATAAATACCCGAAATAACGATGGCACCCGAATAACATGCTTAAATTACTATGCTTATATGCTACAG ATACGAGAGAATTCGCCATCTTTGCTACTTAGAGGAGGCCGTCTACTTCAACAATATGCAGTCGACAATTACGTAAAGATTGAAACACAAAGACTACGATGGATATGTTCAAATCAACGTGATATACGTTCAGAACTTTACCAAGGATTGCAAGATTGTTTACATGGAGGTGAAAACAATGCAG GAAATGTTGGTACCAGAGTTGTTTTGCCTTCATCTTTCGGTGGAAGCCCACGTGATATGTACCAAAGATATCAAGATGCCACGAATTTGGTACAAACATATGGAAAACTAGATTTAATGCTTACAATGACATGCAATCCGAATtggaatgagataaaatatcaacTACTTCCTGGACAATCACCTCAAGACCGTCCAGATTTGATTACAAGAATATTTCGATCAAAATTTGAGGAATTTAAGAAAGACATTGTGGATAGAGGGGTTTTAG AGATTTCACAAATTGTGCAAGAAGCTCAAAAATCCGTTGGGTGGTTTCAAGAGGATAAGGAATCTCTCTCTGCCAGGAGGTTTCTTTTGT CTCTCTATAAATCGGCTACCGTTGTTGATGCAGTTAAATCAAGACATAAAGAGGAAATTGCTCCTATAAATATGAAGCTTAGCCATGGAATTTCACAGATTTTATGCGTTGTTTTACTGATGCTATTTTGCATCCCACACGATGTGACAGCCGGTGACATCGTCCAAGATAACGAACTGACTCCCAAAATTCCCGGATGCGCGAACTATTTTGTACTG GTTGAAGATCGGATAAAAGGTTCTCTTGCTCGAACCCTCGGCCTCCGCGCTTTCCGATGTGGAGAAG GTGCTATGGTCTCTGAGCGCTTCGGAGAGAGCGATTTTTAG
- the LOC142504586 gene encoding uncharacterized protein LOC142504586 isoform X1 produces MQMWIVDTDHDIDNRLHENPGLRRELLLKIQNILDEHNPFVHVFRQIGKCQDIPNCRLIIRQQKPNEHQYSLPTTSQVAAVIVDNECQETLSSRDITIQGIGGNLISIQDVVGYYDPLQYPLLLPYGTYGWDINTRNNDGTRITCLNYYAYMLQIRENSPSLLLRGGRLLQQYAVDNYVKIETQRLRWICSNQRDIRSELYQGLQDCLHGGENNAGNVGTRVVLPSSFGGSPRDMYQRYQDATNLVQTYGKLDLMLTMTCNPNWNEIKYQLLPGQSPQDRPDLITRIFRSKFEEFKKDIVDRGVLGKVCSYSYVIEYQKIGFPHVHMLVIFENNDKLCTPDHFDSIVRAEIPSQTEEPNLHRAVVHHMIHGPCGPINPNCPCMVSGKCKKNFPKPFVEYTSRGNDSYPLYRRRGGVQVSIPNNDNVFIDNGWVVPYNPWLLLKYDCHINVEVCGGIKCVKYIYKYIHKGPDRVALELRNRLNCDEIQQYVDGRWICAPEAL; encoded by the exons ATGCAGATGTGGATTGTAGACACAGATCATGATATAGACAACAGACTTCATGAAAATCCAGGACTAAGGCGAGAATTGTTGCTTAAGATACAAAACATTCTTGATGAACACAATCCATTTGTGCACGTGTTTCGACAGATTGGCAAATGTCAAGACATACCTAACTGTAGACTCATCATCAGGCAACAAAAACCTAATGAACATCAATATAGTTTACCAACAACATCTCAAGTTGCAGCCGTCATTGTTGACAACGAATGTCAAGAAACTTTGAGCAGTCGAGATATTACTATACAAGGGATCGGTGGAAATCTTATCAGCATTCAAGATGTAGTTGGCTATTATGATCCTTTGCAATATCCCCTTCTTCTGCCATATGGTACATATGGTTGGGATATAAATACCCGAAATAACGATGGCACCCGAATAACATGCTTAAATTACTATGCTTATATGCTACAG ATACGAGAGAATTCGCCATCTTTGCTACTTAGAGGAGGCCGTCTACTTCAACAATATGCAGTCGACAATTACGTAAAGATTGAAACACAAAGACTACGATGGATATGTTCAAATCAACGTGATATACGTTCAGAACTTTACCAAGGATTGCAAGATTGTTTACATGGAGGTGAAAACAATGCAG GAAATGTTGGTACCAGAGTTGTTTTGCCTTCATCTTTCGGTGGAAGCCCACGTGATATGTACCAAAGATATCAAGATGCCACGAATTTGGTACAAACATATGGAAAACTAGATTTAATGCTTACAATGACATGCAATCCGAATtggaatgagataaaatatcaacTACTTCCTGGACAATCACCTCAAGACCGTCCAGATTTGATTACAAGAATATTTCGATCAAAATTTGAGGAATTTAAGAAAGACATTGTGGATAGAGGGGTTTTAGGTAAGGTCTGCTCTTATTCATACGTCATTGAATACCAAAAAATAGGGTTTCCTCATGTTCATATGTTAGTgatatttgaaaataatgaCAAGTTGTGTACTCCCGATCACTTTGACTCAATTGTGCGTGCTGAAATACCTTCACAAACAGAAGAACCCAATCTACACAGGGCAGTTGTCCATCATATGATACATGGGCCATGTGGACCAATCAATCCTAATTGTCCATGCATGGTAAGTGGTAAATGTAAAAAGAACTTTCCAAAACCATTTGTAGAATACACATCTCGAGGAAATGATTCATACCCTTTGTATCGAAGACGTGGAGGTGTCCAAGTATCAATTCCCAACAATGACAATGTTTTCATTGATAATGGTTGGGTTGTCCCGTACAATCCATGGCTTTTGTTGAAATATGATTGCCATATAAATGTTGAAGTATGTGGAGGGATTAAATGTGTCAAGTACATATACAAATACATCCACAAAGGTCCTGACCGAGTCGCACTAGAGTTACGAAATAGGCTAAATTGTGATGAAATCCAACAATATGTGGATGGAAGGTGGATTTGTGCGCCCGAAGCATTATGA